One genomic window of Helicobacter canis includes the following:
- a CDS encoding radical SAM/SPASM domain-containing protein, protein MSLHAFKQTIKPYVPFRARHYYRTKLAKSTKDTAKLDSRASDALNTLNRYIALTTPTTDRARKKQLLSQNLKLIEIEISSFCNRTCWFCPNSIIDRKSHIELPEELFLKCIDNLAEIDYSGMLNFHRFNETLANKELILKRLHQARSRLPRATLGIFSNGDYLTRGYLDALADAGASFLLMSYYATKDEPFDVKTYIKPAMARMGKKLGLPYITYIDTPQEYGVSFVYEKCKVFYRSWNPALSGGDRGGVIEKIKQRSQSVRQKGCYYPLMDMYIDYNGLAMPCCNLRSDVKAHKDYILGDIARQDLFDLFMNDNFIAMRKVLTPNGEKGGVCASCHYEKPMRSFIDPSSSIL, encoded by the coding sequence ATGAGCCTGCACGCTTTTAAGCAAACTATTAAGCCCTATGTCCCTTTTAGAGCGCGGCACTACTATCGCACCAAGCTTGCTAAAAGCACTAAAGATACTGCCAAGCTAGATTCTAGGGCTAGCGATGCTCTAAATACGCTTAATCGCTATATCGCACTCACCACGCCCACTACCGATAGAGCGCGCAAAAAGCAGCTTTTATCCCAGAATCTAAAGTTGATAGAAATCGAAATCTCTAGCTTTTGCAATCGCACCTGCTGGTTTTGCCCAAACTCCATCATCGATAGAAAAAGCCACATAGAGCTACCTGAAGAGCTATTTCTCAAATGTATCGATAATCTCGCAGAAATCGATTATAGCGGTATGCTAAATTTCCATAGATTCAATGAGACTCTAGCAAACAAAGAGCTTATCCTAAAACGCCTGCACCAAGCTAGATCTAGACTCCCTAGGGCAACTCTAGGGATTTTTAGCAATGGGGATTATCTCACAAGAGGGTATTTAGACGCGCTAGCAGATGCTGGGGCTAGCTTTTTGCTAATGAGCTATTATGCGACAAAAGATGAGCCATTTGATGTCAAGACATATATCAAGCCTGCTATGGCGAGAATGGGCAAAAAGCTAGGGCTACCATATATCACTTATATCGACACACCGCAAGAATATGGCGTAAGCTTCGTGTATGAAAAATGCAAGGTCTTCTATCGCAGCTGGAATCCAGCCTTAAGCGGCGGTGATAGAGGCGGCGTGATTGAAAAAATCAAGCAAAGAAGCCAGAGCGTGCGCCAAAAGGGCTGCTACTATCCACTTATGGATATGTATATAGACTATAATGGCTTGGCTATGCCCTGCTGCAACTTGCGCAGTGATGTTAAGGCGCATAAAGACTATATCCTAGGTGATATTGCTAGGCAAGATTTGTTTGATTTGTTTATGAATGACAATTTTATCGCTATGCGTAAAGTCCTTACGCCTAATGGAGAGAAAGGGGGTGTTTGCGCGAGCTGTCATTATGAGAAGCCTATGCGATCATTTATCGATCCTAGCTCTTCTATCTTGTAG